The following are from one region of the Salvia splendens isolate huo1 chromosome 2, SspV2, whole genome shotgun sequence genome:
- the LOC121770737 gene encoding cation/H(+) antiporter 3-like: MDGTTGHGGVERPGNITSDFCYVDAAVHSAGLWGSAGNRPFLGFALPRLQLQLAIIFLVTQSLHLLLRRFHLPRLISEILAGIILGPTILGRYAYVDEALFPQEGDVYLDLLSKIGYIFFIFLSGVKMDPLTVLRTGIKAWTIGVLAVTLPLGGSLIMTVLQQTEIHKYRVPAYKAIISIQNLFPFPVIASMLVDLKIMNTELGRLALASALISDMVSNLSSTLITYGRVGIMSFADVIMIHSTFMTMCLILFILCVGRPLSLWIIQNTPEGKPVTRFHVVIMAFLVFVVVLLTDNVGLNYQYGPFLLGLAVPDGPPLGATLVNRLETLVSGLLAPLLVTFCGMNVNLVELFDLEFVGMVWVIVGLCLGMKLLSVFVPAVVCKVPAKDAVALSFIMSTQGVVQMAFYYYNYVNQTYDRETFSMLTTSVLIQVAASSLIVKSLYDYSRMYTGYQKRDIQHTSINSELRMLVCTHRVDDALAVQKVLDASYPSRESPMAVYALHLVELAGRAHPQLIDHQLRQKSTGEGRTQKLIDILTSFEQQYAGAVTVQQFTAMSLTKFMHHDICTVAFNKLASMIILPFHRKWNQQGKVIHDSGSLRSINCEVLELAPCSVAILIDRHKVRRRATAPGGYAVGVAFFGGADDREALAYARRMARSPEVSLTVVRMVPWDIYAGDSQWDAVLDAEILKDTRMQTQDDIMYKEERVKDGAETALLIHAMEEAFDLIMVGRRHKEDTPQLMGLSEWNDLPELGPVGDMLAAPDLTLPLSILVVQHQNIKSI; the protein is encoded by the exons ATGGATGGTACAACCGGGCATGGCGGAGTAGAGCGGCCCGGAAACATCACCAGTGACTTCTGCTATGTCGATGCGGCTGTGCATTCTGCCGGCCTCTGGGGCTCCGCCGGAAACAGACCCTTCCTTGGCTTTGCTCTGCCCCGCCTACAGCTTCAGCTCGCCATCATTTTTCTCGTCACCCAGTCTCTTCACCTTTTGCTCCGTCGCTTCCATTTGCCCCGCCTCATCTCCGAGATCCTC GCTGGAATCATACTTGGGCCAACCATTCTAGGACGATATGCATATGTAGACGAAGCATTATTCCCCCAAGAAGGAGATGTCTACTTAGACTTACTCTCCAAAATCGGCtacatcttcttcatcttcctcagcGGCGTCAAGATGGATCCCCTAACCGTGCTCCGGACCGGCATCAAGGCGTGGACCATCGGAGTCCTCGCCGTCACCCTCCCCCTCGGCGGATCCCTAATCATGACCGTCCTCCAACAAACCGAAATCCACAAGTACCGAGTCCCTGCCTACAAAGCCATCATCTCCATCCAAAACCTCTTCCCCTTCCCCGTCATCGCTTCCATGCTCGTCGACCTCAAGATCATGAACACCGAGCTAGGCCGGCTCGCCCTGGCCTCCGCCCTAATCAGTGACATGGTAAGCAACCTCTCCTCCACTCTCATCACCTATGGCCGGGTCGGGATCATGAGCTTTGCGGATGTCATCATGATCCACTCCACCTTCATGACAATGTGCTTGATCCTCTTCATCTTGTGCGTTGGCCGCCCGCTGAGCCTCTGGATCATCCAGAACACGCCTGAGGGGAAGCCAGTTACTCGCTTTCATGTGGTGATCATGGCTTTCTTGGTGTTTGTGGTGGTCTTGCTTACTGATAACGTTGGGTTGAACTATCAGTACGGCCCGTTTTTGCTAGGGTTGGCTGTGCCTGATGGGCCGCCCCTAGGGGCGACCCTGGTGAACAGGCTGGAAACCCTAGTGTCGGGATTGTTGGCGCCGTTGTTGGTTACTTTTTGCGGGATGAATGTGAATTTGGTTGAGCTTTTTGATCTGGAGTTTGTTGGGATGGTTTGGGTGATAGTGGGATTGTGTTTGGGGATGAAGCTGTTGTCTGTGTTCGTGCCGGCGGTGGTTTGTAAAGTGCCGGCGAAAGATGCGGTGGCGCTTTCCTTCATCATGAGTACTCAGGGGGTTGTGCAGATGGCTTTTTACTACTACAATTATGTTAATCAG ACGTATGATCGAGAGACATTCTCGATGCTTACCACATCAGTACTAATACAAGTGGCGGCATCAAGCTTAATCGTGAAATCATTATACGACTACTCAAGAATGTACACCGGCTACCAGAAGAGAGACATCCAACACACCTCCATCAACTCAGAGCTCCGCATGCTGGTGTGCACCCACCGCGTGGACGACGCCTTGGCCGTGCAGAAAGTTCTAGATGCTTCGTACCCCAGCAGGGAAAGCCCCATGGCGGTGTACGCCCTTCATCTTGTGGAGCTCGCGGGGCGGGCCCACCCCCAGCTGATCGACCACCAGCTCCGCCAGAAGTCCACCGGCGAAGGTCGCACCCAGAAACTGATCGACATCCTCACCTCCTTCGAGCAGCAGTACGCCGGCGCCGTCACCGTCCAGCAGTTCACCGCCATGTCCCTCACCAAGTTCATGCACCACGACATCTGCACGGTGGCCTTCAACAAGCTCGCCTCCATGATCATCCTCCCGTTCCACCGGAAGTGGAACCAGCAAGGGAAG GTGATACATGACTCAGGCAGCTTGAGGTCAATCAACTGCGAGGTCTTGGAGCTGGCGCCGTGCTCGGTGGCGATCCTGATCGACCGCCACAAGGTGAGGCGGAGGGCCACGGCGCCGGGGGGATACGCAGTGGGGGTGGCGTTCTTCGGTGGGGCGGACGACAGGGAGGCGCTGGCGTACGCGAGGCGTATGGCGCGGTCGCCGGAAGTGAGCCTGACGGTGGTGAGGATGGTGCCGTGGGACATATACGCGGGGGACAGCCAGTGGGATGCGGTGCTGGATGCGGAGATATTGAAGGATACGAGGATGCAGACGCAGGATGATATAATGTACAAGGAGGAGAGGGTGAAGGACGGGGCGGAGACGGCGCTGCTCATACATGCCATGGAGGAGGCGTTTGATTTGATCATGGTGGGCCGGAGGCATAAGGAGGATACGCCGCAGTTGATGGGGCTCAGTGAGTGGAATGACTTGCCGGAGCTTGGTCCCGTCGGGGATATGCTCGCCGCACCGGATCTTACCCTTCCTCTCTCCATTTTGGTGGTGCAACACCAGAATATTAAGTCTATTTGA